The genomic interval CAGACAGACAAACAAATGAACTCAAGAGTGGCCTGAAAAGTCTGTGAAAACACCTCAGGAAATGTTGGCTGTTACAGTCTCAGGATCAAAGCTGAGTTATTTGAAATTAAGTGATTTAAATTCTTTAGATGATGCATGTAGCTGTTTatgagtgttttgttttctaattatgaaaattatttttcactcaCTCTAAAGTACAGTTCTtccaaatattaataataacatTCATTATTTTCAGGCATCTTTTACTATTTTAGAATTAAACTTCCCATGACATGTTGCAGCCCTATGAAATAGGCACTTGCAAAGAAAACCTCAGCTTCTGTGATTATGGCACTGCAGTTTCACAGCATTTATTCAGCCTCATCTTGCAGgaataattaaaatgcagtaGGGCAGATCCTGCTGTCCTTGCTGAGTTCACAGCTCCAAAACACCCTCAGTATTACTGTGGGCTTAATTATTGTGGCCTTGGTACCTACCTAGAAGTCCCAGCTAAGATCAAGGCCTCGTTTTGTCAGAGTTCCTATGGCATACATAGTAAAAGGCCATCTTTGATGTAAAGCACTTAGGATTCATGGCTGGCATTTTGATTTTATCCTGTGGGAGCCCAGTGTACTTAGAGGAGCCCGTTGTGGGCTTAGGGGACAGAAAACTGACAGATTCAGTTGTGAATCTGAGTGCCAGGCTGATGCTCCTACCCCAGCATCAGGTGATTTCTGCAGACATGCTAAAGGCTTTTTTATAGGAATTATATTGGGATTTTACTGATACTATCCCCAGACTGAAGCTGTGCATTTAAAGTGTTTGGCTACTGATGTTTATAGGACAATGACTGTTTCCTGTTGTTCCTTAGGACCCTGAAATAAGAGAATTATTGCTGTGTTAATGTCCAAAGGAGTAATCAAATCACTCCTGGTTTCAGTTCTCATCACTGAGATGAGAACTTGGGCTTTGATGGTTATCTTTTTATAGTCCAAGCCTGTAACTTAACAGATGATTACTTTTATGTATCAAGCAGGCTGGAACACATCAAAGGGGGAGAACCCACAAGAAGTGGAGTAGCTTGTGGTTAAATTAAGATGCTGATGTTGGTTGGGAGACCTGGTTTTGGCAAATCCTTCTCATCAGCTCTGTGCCACAGCTTTCTGTTCCTAAAACAGAGATTAGGATGATTTTTCTCCTGACTTTTATCTCTTTAGATCATAAGCACTGGTGAGGGGAAACAAGTGCAACAACTTGTTGGTGCTTCTTGCTACAACTGTAACGTttaattgataaaaatatttctttgattCATAAAATCCTGATTGTCTCATTACTCTGAACTGGAGAGGAATGTGCATTAGCAGATGACCTTTAAATGGAAAGAGTCCTCTGGCTTTCAGTTGAGGAGTATGAAACCAGTAATGCAATTTTTCAGGCTCTGGGCATGCAGATTAACAAGAGCTGGCACTACACCTGTCTTTTCAAAGCTCACAGCATCACActtacactggaaaaaaaaataaaaaaaatgttacactTCTGTAGTTCTCTCCAGTCAAGCATTCTTTCAAAGGGAAAATCCATCACTTTGAAGAATTTACAGAAGAAAACCTCCACAGCAACCAAAGCTGCAGGCAAGCAAAATGCAactgctgagaaaaataaataagggcTTTTACAGCAGTCCCATTGAATGGAAATTTTCCTTTATGACAGGCTAGGCTATAATAATCTTCTTTTCTACCTCTAGCCACGTcttttaaaggcattttaaaatataaaaatcttgCAGTAGAAGCAGAACTTCTTACTAGTGTGTTGCAAACCATCTCTTTCTGTACTAAAACACCACCTGGATTTGGCAAAGAATGAATTTGCCTgaatttctcattcctgttgtCTGCATGTGAAACATTGATCAGGTAGGGGAAATGGCATTTAAGTGACTTAAGGGGTGACAGAAATGGCATTTTCCACATGAGATGGCATTCAGCCAGGACACCGAATCCTTGCAAAGGTTTTCAAGTGTCCTTCAAGGTCCCAAGATCCACAGTTGCCCAGGTGTTTGTGGCCTCTTGTCTTTCCAAGTaagtttaaataaaactttaggCAACCTAAGTTCACAGACTGGGgcttttaatgtgttttttttttttttttttttttttttttttttttttttttttgttttgttttgttttgttttgttttctggttttgggtggtttttttgttttgtttttttccttttgttttggttttgggttggtttttttggggggggctgttttggattttttttcttgttttttttttgttttgttttgttttctggttttgggtgggtttttttttttgttttgtttttttgttttgggggtggggagctcttttggggcttttttgtttcttttttgttttgttctggttttgtgtgggggttcttttgttttgtttttttggggggctgcttttggtttttttttgttttgttttgttttggtttttggtgggttttttgtttgttttcttttttgttttggggttggggagctcttttgggatttttgttttgttttgttctggttttgggtgggggtttttttgtcttgttttttggtggggggctgcttttggggttttttttgttttgttttgttctggttttgggtggggttttttttgtcttgttttttttttgggggggctgcttttggtttttttgttttgttttgttttgctctggtttttgatgttttttttgtttgttttgttttttcttttgggggtgCGGGGCTGTTTTGGggtctcttttgttttttatttgtttgttttgttctggttttcggtgggtgtttttgttttggttttttgggagGGTGATGGGCCgtttttggtgtcttttttttggggtttttttttgttttttttttttgcacacatCGCTAATCAAGCTCTGATCACCTCGCCTCAGCGGGACAGGGCAGATAACCCCGGCAGACACCTCCGCCGCCaccgtcccgtcccgtcccgcctCAGGCAGGTGTCTGAGGTACCGCCCACCGCCATCTTCCGCCGCGGGGCTCTGAGGCGGAGCATCCCGCATCCCGCCGGGGCGGCACCGGAACGGAGGCCGGGGAATGACCGCGATCTCCCACCGCTCCCGATCCCGCCTGGAAAGCGGCTCCTCGGTGCCTTTCCCGGCCGCAGCCCCCACCCTCCCATTGGGCCCCCGGCCCCACGTGGGCGCCCTTGTGGTTGGCCGGGGCGGGAGGCGAtgtgaggagggagggggaacGGGGaaggggcgggcgggcggcagTTTCCCGGGTAACGGGAGAGTGAGTGGTGGCGGCGGCAGCGCGGAGCGGCGGAGCCGGGAGTGCGGGGCGGCCCTTGCACTGCCGCGGGCACATGGGCCGCCGGTCCGcgggaggagcagcagcagcagcagcagcgcgcAAAAAGCCGCCAGCCCCGCCGCAGCAGCAGTTGTATCAGGTACCGGCGGGGACCTGCCAAGCGCCTGGCTGGAGGGATGCGAAAGTTTGTCCCGGCAGCGGGAGAACCGCGGCCCCGAAGCGGGCGGAACTCCGCGCTCTGCCGGCGGTGAGGGGCCGGCAGCAGCGAGTCGTGTCCCGCTCCGGGGTTGGGGGGTTACCGGAGGGGCTGTGCCCCCATCCGCACCGCGCCTCGGCGGGGCCGGCTCCGCCCGCCCGCCCTGCTGAGGCGGGAGCGGCTTCTCCGCGCTCACTCTCACGCCGGTCGCCGGCGTGGAGCGCGGTGGGGGGGTTGCCGGTGGCGGGGCCGCAACTTCTGAGGGTAGGGGGTGAGAAACGGGGGTTGTGCGGAGCTGGGGACGGCTTGCGTTACGGGATGGGGGTGTCTGCGAGGGGATGGGGGTGTCCGTGGGGTGCGAGGGTGTCTGTGGGGTGCGACGGGGGGGGGGTCTTTgtgaggggctgaggggtgTCTGTGAGGGGCTTGGGGGGTGCCTGGGGGGTGCAAAGAGTGTCTGGGGGTGtctgtgaggagctgggggtgtctGTGGGGTGCGGGGGGTTGAGTCTTTGAGGGGatgggggtgtccctggggtgcGAGGAGTGGGATCTGTGTGAGGGTGCGAGGAGTGTCTGGGGGTGTCTGTGGGGTGCAAGAGGGGGGACTGTGTGAGGGTCTGTGtctgtggggtgggaggaaTGTCTGTGAAGGACCGCGGGTGTCTGTGAGGGGcctgtgaggggctggggggggtgtCTGAGGGGCGcgaggaggagctgggggtgtctGTGAGGGGCTTGAGGGGTGTCTGAGGGGTGTCTGTGAGGAGCTGCGGGTGTCTGTGAGGAGCTGAAGGTGTCCGTGGGGTACGAGGAGTGTCTGTGACAGACA from Heliangelus exortis chromosome 18, bHelExo1.hap1, whole genome shotgun sequence carries:
- the LOC139804799 gene encoding uncharacterized protein, whose translation is MLPRTHRHPLSPSQTPTGPYRPLHLTDTPQALTRTPSPPLAPYRGPQAPQRHPRSFTDTPRTPQTPKPPHTNHPRTPQTPTVPHTDPQPLTDTTRTPRTPTAPHRHPQLLLAPHGYPPAPQTPLKPFTDTPRHPLSVTDTPRTPRTPSAPHRHPQLLTDTPQTPLKPLTDTPSSSSRPSDTPPSPSQAPHRHPRSFTDIPPTPQTQTLTQSPLLHPTDTPRHSSHPHTDPTPRTPGTPPSPQRLNPPHPTDTPSSSQTPPDTLCTPQAPPKPLTDTPQPLTKTPPPSHPTDTLAPHGHPHPLADTPIP